Proteins found in one Aquibium microcysteis genomic segment:
- a CDS encoding phosphoadenylyl-sulfate reductase, whose protein sequence is MLAKLRPLEAAHDAEAEAAALEERFGDLDARDLIALSIGRFRPGAIAAVSSFGADSAVLLHMIARIDPALPVLFLETGKHFGETLQYRDALVADFGLRDLRIVAPRPELLAVRDPDGTLHQRDTDGCCDVRKVEPMARAVAPFEAWFTGRKRHQAATRAGLPVFEAVGERIRINPLAKWTTADLAAYMREHQLRENPLVAYGYLSIGCFPCTQPVKEGDDPRAGRWAGQAKTECGIHLSGLDDSLTASSL, encoded by the coding sequence ATGCTGGCGAAGCTAAGGCCGCTTGAGGCGGCGCACGACGCGGAGGCGGAAGCCGCCGCGCTGGAGGAGCGTTTCGGCGATCTCGACGCGCGTGACCTGATCGCGCTGTCGATCGGGCGGTTCCGGCCGGGTGCGATCGCGGCGGTCTCGTCCTTCGGGGCGGATTCGGCCGTGCTTCTGCACATGATCGCGCGCATCGATCCGGCGCTGCCGGTGCTCTTCCTGGAGACGGGCAAGCATTTCGGCGAGACGCTGCAATATCGCGACGCGCTGGTCGCCGATTTCGGCCTGCGCGACCTGCGTATCGTCGCGCCGCGCCCGGAACTCCTGGCGGTCCGCGATCCGGACGGGACGCTGCACCAGCGCGACACGGACGGCTGCTGCGACGTGCGCAAGGTCGAGCCGATGGCGCGCGCCGTGGCGCCCTTCGAGGCCTGGTTCACCGGCCGCAAGCGCCACCAGGCGGCGACGCGGGCCGGCCTGCCGGTGTTCGAGGCGGTGGGCGAGCGCATCCGCATCAACCCCCTTGCCAAATGGACGACCGCCGATCTCGCCGCCTACATGCGCGAGCATCAGCTGCGCGAGAACCCGCTCGTGGCCTACGGCTATCTGTCGATCGGCTGCTTCCCCTGCACGCAGCCGGTGAAGGAGGGCGACGACCCGCGCGCCGGCCGCTGGGCGGGCCAGGCGAAGACCGAGTGCGGCATCCATCTTTCGGGCCTCGACGACTCGCTCACGGCCTCCTCGCTCTGA
- a CDS encoding DUF934 domain-containing protein, whose amino-acid sequence MTQSTPDAPRLWTPDGFREDTWTHAESAEALEGNAAVILPLPVWQALDADTKAANRDRIGVLLAPGEPLDAIVEALPGLPLVALSFPAFNDGRSFSKAELLRSRHGYTGAVRACGQVLPDQIPHMIRTGFDELEVSHPVALKRLEEGRAGGLPLYYQPAAKGGEAEGKYSWRRKPAE is encoded by the coding sequence ATGACCCAATCCACCCCCGACGCACCACGGCTCTGGACCCCGGACGGTTTCCGCGAGGATACCTGGACCCATGCCGAGAGCGCCGAGGCGCTGGAGGGCAACGCCGCCGTCATCCTGCCGCTGCCCGTCTGGCAGGCGCTGGATGCGGACACGAAGGCCGCCAACCGTGACCGCATCGGCGTGCTTCTGGCGCCGGGCGAGCCGCTCGACGCCATCGTCGAGGCGTTGCCCGGCCTGCCGCTGGTGGCGCTGTCCTTCCCGGCCTTCAACGACGGCCGCAGCTTCTCCAAGGCCGAGCTGCTGCGCAGCCGCCACGGCTATACGGGCGCCGTGCGCGCCTGCGGCCAGGTGCTGCCCGACCAGATTCCGCATATGATCCGCACCGGCTTCGACGAGCTGGAAGTGTCCCATCCGGTCGCGCTGAAGCGGCTGGAGGAAGGCCGCGCCGGCGGGCTGCCGCTCTACTACCAGCCGGCGGCGAAGGGCGGGGAGGCCGAGGGCAAGTACTCCTGGCGTCGCAAGCCGGCGGAGTGA